Within Montipora foliosa isolate CH-2021 chromosome 3, ASM3666993v2, whole genome shotgun sequence, the genomic segment ACGGGAATCCTGAGAAGGCCATACAGCTTTTTCTGGCTCCGCGCGTTTTCATGCGTACGGACCTCACATTGGTATTTAGTAGGCTGATtaagcaacagaacgggaacgtcagtggcgacgtcgcgcgcagcaaaactaccaatgagaatttagaatagagaagaaaagagtggagtctactctattctgaattctcattggtgttttttctgcgcgcgccgtcgccactgacgttcccgttctgttgctaaatctgCCTAGTATtacaatgagagcgcgcgcgaAGACTTACAAGTCATATGATTACTGTTTGATACGTAAGCTGATATGTTCAGAACTTGGTTACAGGATCTGAAGATCCTCGTCTTGTTGAACGTGTTAATTTTACAGTTTTCTTGCgatatatatcatatcatatcatatatctttatttaccctcggattttagagtagcttggtgtagctagtatctccgagcatttaccctcccaaccatgatacaacacagaagacagaccacaacaccgggaactacatgccctactctttgcgacaaatgtgcgggttcttttacgtcccacaggattatgaacattgaagagttgtgagacgggacctccggcttatcgtccttatccgagaagactagagagtctgatcatttgcagatgtaattacaaaggcagcactttctcctcagttatttaaagaccctgagtgttggtcaggccggagttgaactcacgacctcccgcgtgacagcccggtgctcaaccaactgagccaccggtgcgcgataTTTTACAACTGTGTGTATCAAACTACTAAATAAGTTGTGTTTATCACGCTTTAACAGTGACTTCCTACAAGACTGCCTGATCATCCTGACCATCCCAATAACTTACTGACCTTATTGAAAAATAACCGTACAGTTTCAGCCAAAAAAGCCGAATCAACGATTTTATTGGAAGCTGGGCCCGTTTTTGAAAGTCTTGGAAATTTTTCGGGCCCGAACACtgaagccatttgtgaaactgccatcTGCATTTTTTGGAAGCCTGGTCTCTAAAACTATTTGTAagataacaaaaaacaaaatgattaaaCTAGTGGGCCGGAACAGAAAGAAGACCGGAAAAGTTTCGGGATTTTCGAGAACGGATCCCCGGTTCATCTGTGTGGAGACCACAACAGTGGTGCCTCCATAATATTAACCAGAAGCCGGGTTAAGACCCGGGCAActgcttcaacatttgcttcaacaaccgtTCGATTTTCTTGACCCGCTGGAGTGGCAAATGGTTttaacacatcatcaacatttgattcaacaaagctatGCCAGAGGtctggtattcagtcccaggtcCAGAGTACGTGGATACAACATTTgcgataacaaaaaaaaaaaatgtcgaaGCAAAGCTcaaacgcttttaaactcatttaaCATTGATTCAGCTTCGATTCAACattgtggaggcagtgtggtccagtagTTAGGgcgcgttgggtttgcatgcggctgctccgggttcaaatcccgttctaacttctggcttggatttgtttccggttgtccctgattcaactccaccacgctttgtaaatagcgaACTCAgtggttgcctcccgccagttggggttcttagtaatgtttctgttaagtttgaattgttactttcaccttgttaacagtggagtgcctgtTTCAAGACGGTTTTACAAAATCGAACGGGTTTTGGAGAAAATGTCGAAGCCGTTTGCcaaggaagcacagctttgacagCTCTAGGTGGCGTTCAACTCATTTGCAAGTGTAAGACACTGCTTGTCTTTCATCTTCCCTAGATGCCTTTCGTCTTTCTTAGATGCCTAAAAAATGACACTATTCGTAAGCTTGACTTTGGGTCTTTATTCAGTATTAAGTAAACATCTGTGTGAATAAGGTCATACGCAGTTTCCAGATTGTCAAACAGTTGTGTATTTACTGACACATTTAAtttattgactttttaattttttaatttgtattATTTACAAGTACTACAGGGCTCTATGGCGCCTCGTGAGTAAATAAACCATTACAAGATACTACATTCTTACTGTATTTTATTCTATTACACTGCATTTTATTGCATTGCATTGAATTCagtgaattgaattgaattgaattgaactgcactgcactgcattgtgttgtgttgtgcTGACACGTTGTACTGACTTCGATCGCTTTTTAAGAGAGGCTTTTCGCTTTTAAAAAGAGGCTTAACATTTTTTATATAACCACATATTTACAATAATCACtttttataataaattaatcATATGCATTAGATGCAATGTTCACCTTTCAACCAAACAAAAATCACTCAAGAAAATGACCTTAGATTTGTCTCTTTGTATGGTAATTCAAAGATACTTGCTTCCTTACTTCCATTTTCTCGTGAATTGTCTCGCAGGTGATAAAACGCACGAATGTTAAGATGCCCTTACTATTGAGAGGGCGAATTTTTCGGGCGCTTACCATATTCGCCTCAAGCAGTCAGGACATTTCAGAGAGGAACTCAAATTAAAACGGAACATTTGGGTTTGGTCCGGGCAGGATCTTTGGAACGCCTTTTGTACGTGATTATAGATGACAGATCCGACCGGACAAACCGAAATGTGGGGTTCCATTTGCCGACCAAATCAAATTCAGGATACGCTCGACGTgacatttctgattggttcgaAAATTGCGATTTAGCGTGGTGGCTTGTGTTTCTGCAACGGGTTCATACCGTACCACTGAGCAACGTCCCGTGGCTGCAAGTAGCCCGATTGTGCCGACCTGCTCCATTCAGATTTCAATCAAAAAGTCTGCAAAAAAGAGTAATTAGAACTTTCTAATACCTTTTCTCTTTTTACAATAGCTTATAGTCGCTATTTATCGTCTGCTGGTTCCTAATCAGATAATTAGCGAGCTGCACTATTTACCCTGTATGCGCTGTAAAGGCATGCGAATACGGGTAGTTATTTCCCTGAAATGAATTTGACTCATAACTGGAGATATTGCCTACAGGTAAGAtggcatttgattggctgacTATTCCACTTGCCGCGCAAGACGAAAAAGGCGACATTGAGGAATGGAACACGTGGCTAAAAGTCCCGTACGTATCCGCAGCTGCGCAATATGGCGTCATGTGATATTGACTTGGCACCACAGCTCCGTGCGGAACGCGCGATAAACACGCATGACCGCTGAAGGTAGAGAGAGCTGAATTTGAGTGACAGGTTGATGTCTGTGGTGGTATGGTTGGACTGATGGGAACGCCCTGGTAGGGTGATTGGAGGGAGGTTGCTCGCTGCGAACAGGACAATTGGTctgcaacaaaagaaaacagtGTCAGCAAGCTTCGAGCATAGGAAACTTTGGATGAAGTTATACTACGAGCTTTCGTCTCTGAGTAAGCTCATGACGTTCTCGGGTCGAAATTTCTCAAGAACACATGCTTAGACTGAAATTCGTACACTACCATTTTCGTCCTCAAGAGCTTTCCGAGATTTATTCGGCCATCATCGAGATTGACCATTTCTTGTTTCTAGGAAGGAGTCTCTGAAATCTACCACAGCAATCTCGTTCCCCGGGTTAAGCCAAAAATAGTAGCTACCAATAGTGGCGTTGGGTTGGACCTTAACAACGATTGCGCATTTTGGAACTGGCCAGAAAGTCGTGTTCTGGCCTCAGAAGAATAGTACGTATCTTTTGTCTTGAGGACGCGCATTTTGTTGGTGATTCGAAACTTTATTAGCGAATGTTTATTTCGAAAAGCTTGTCTTGCGCTTCTCTAATATAGAACAGCCTAGTAATGAACTTAATAAGCAACTAGGATAAAGTGCAACGTAAGAACGGACGTCCTGCATTTAAGTCGCTCGcgtactttttatttattttatttttttaactttcttagTTAATAAGGTTGATTGTCATCTTACCCAGCGAAAAGGCCGGCCACTGAAAAAGGGGGAGTACCCTCGTTTATTTAAACGAGCCTTCGAATTAATTGACGATTCATTGCGGTACATGTACAGTCATTTAACAGGAGCATAGGAGTGTTTATGGGAGTGCTATGGCCAGTCACGGCAATAAAAGTGGTAATTTAAAGTTTTTGCTGCAAAACGGTGTCACAAAATGGGATTAAGCCAGGATTTAACCACCGACGCAATAACATGAACAAGCATAACAAGCATTTAAAACAAGCATGAGCACAGGATCAGACGCATGCGCAGGACGTATTTTCGTGGCCATTCCCCCTCGTCCCAACACTAATTTCACCATGGTGGACGAGTTGGACGATGAGTTTCTCGAAGGAGCTAGCTGGGATAGATGGCTTACTAATTATCTAACAGTCTTGTGCTCGTTCTTACGCGGGCCATTTCTTCTTGAAATAACAGTGACACAAGCGTAAGAATATCAAAACCTAACGTTCTTCTCATGCTAATGCTTAACTAGGCTTATGCCGCGGCTATCCTCACTTGCGCATAAGCTGTCTTACGCTTTCATTGCCTCTGAGTAACAGGTTTTGATAAGGAGAAACAACAGTGCTTCAAGTGCGGCACATTTGTTTTCTTGTAGTCCACATAAAGAAAACCGCCATTCAACTGGTAAAAAGTTCGTGTGTTGTTTTTTCATTCGCAAAATGTCGTTGTGAAAACAGTTGTTTCACTCTTGTGTCGGCGTGGTAAATCAGTGTGGTCAATTTTTTTTGACAAAGTTTTTCATTGACCTCGAACACATCTCTTTGGCAAACCTTGTTACTTCGAGACACAACATTTATTTCAACTCACTGGGGCTTAGTTCTTCATCTCTTCCGCTGAAATTCGGGTAGATCAAAGCGCCCGCAGGCCTGTAATAAGCCGAAGAATAAGCTTGCATGATTTCTTCCATATGATCTCTggcaaaattgaaaacaaagaagGATGATGCAATAACTCTACCATAAAATCATGTTCAGGGAGACTTTGTAGCCCCATCTACAGCCAAGGGTTGTCAgtttagttgttgttgttgttcagctGTTGTTTATACCTTTAGAACGCCAAATTAGTGAGGAACACATGTTGCCCGATGAGACTTTCACTTATGTCCGACACGAAGTCTCTCGTAAATGTAAACAATTCCTTCCTCTTTCCAACAATAACGTAAGTGTTAGGGTTATAGTGTGTTTTTAAGTTAGGAAAAAAGCATCTCTAAGTTAAGTTTACTTGATGAACTGAGTTTCGGGAACATATTTTGGGACTTGAATTGTCTGACTGTATTTCTTGACACCGGTGAAGTTGAAATTGcgaagaagagcaaggggacactttgtggaACTCATCAGAGTCGGCGTACATCCAATCACGCGCGTCTAATTGCGGTGaacatctaattaggtgcataTCCGGACACATCTGTTGTCAAACATAATGATAATTTGCTATTTTATTTATATGTCCTTTTGTCACCAACCGTACTCTTCCGGAGTCTCTGAATCCCTTTGCGAAGGGGTTACTGTCAATCTTTAGTCGTGTTATCTAAAATCAGAAAACGTGTCATTTAATTACGGCGGCATGTGCGGATGTACCGATCGGATACCATTCTTATTTTAACGAGTATTTCTTGtcttttacattaattttaggCGTTCTAAATATGCAACTTGTTCCACTGTACAAGTACACATTCTCAATCACTGACACTGTATATCGGCATTTGGTATTCAAGTCCTAACTGTACTTattgttaaagaaatataaTGAAGAAACCATGGAAATTGATATCATTGCAGAAACCAAGTCAAAAAAAGCGTGGATATCGATTAAGTACCGTGGATGTGAGAGAGTGTGCCCCTCCCTCCACCCCCCACCTTTGAGAAATCTTACCTTCGCCCCTCATAATATCAAAGAAATCAAGAAACAGGTCTATAATTCTCTTGAGGCTATCAGTAAGACAgtaaaaagagcaaggctggTATAGCGGTGCAGAAATATTGGCTTTTTTAACGTTCACCGTTATATTAGCCTTGCTCTTTTCAGCTTCTTACtgtgcttctgttttgttacgCTGATCCTTGCATAGAAAGTTATATTTCAGTAAGACCTTCATTAATGGTAGGCTTTAAATTCATGATGTAGAAAATGAATCTTCAAAGaggatgcagggatggcgtagtggtgagagcgctcgcctcccatcaatgtggcccgggttcgattcccagacgcggtgtcatatgtgggttgagtttgttggttctctactctgcaccctctcctcaaaaaccgacatttgacttgatttgtgttaattgttaatttcagcttacagtgtccccaattagtgctccagcgctagaaggactagacacttaaataaagttcctttcatttcatCGATCACagacaaaattttcaaaactcCTCGAGGCTCCGGGTAAGCCCTGAGTCCATTTTTCGGAACCTCGATATCATGCTCAATGCACTTTGACCTTAGCTGGGAAAGTTCTACTTTCGGTGcgcaacggctcttgcaacttgtctcgcaacgattttggccgttgcagtgTATGTTActctgtgaaatgtttcgtgcaacctgtcccgccacaatgtcgctaaacattgcgagacaagttgcacgaaacatttcacagtgtaacagccgCGCCTTGTGTAGCAAGGTTGGATAATTGCAAAGCTATGCTGCAGCATTTGCATAATGGTGACTCTTTCAATGGCGTTTGTGTATGTGATCAAAAAGGCCGAAAATAATTAAGAACGTTTTGACTGTTTCTCAAGCAGGAAAGTGAATTGTAATTGAGGTCATTAACAGAGTTGATTAATTTGAAACGCCCCCTAGTTCAAAGGACCCGTTTTCATTAATGGTATATCGAAAAAGTAATCAACGAGTAACGAGATGATTATAGTTATCACCCTTTTGGAATTTTAACTATCCCATCCGAGAATAATATATGAAAACATCCTTCGAACGTgacagaggaaaataattgttgtttgatGCTTTCACCACATGTTTAGGGTCTTAATCTTAAAAAACAGAGCAGGCTTGAACTTTTGTATTGGCGAAAAGGGATACAGTCCTTTTCAACAAGAACgcggaaagaaaacaaaaatttaaatgaaaaaaaaaaatgtcttgaatcgAGGCTCCCCACATATATAACCATAGCAATTTTACGTTTTAGTGATTAAAATGGACGCAAAAAACTGGATTGTTCGAAAACCTTAAGAGTGGGTGAATAATTGACAATTTCAAACATCCTCGAAACCTGCGTAGTTAAGCACGCGGGAGACCGTGTCGATCTTGTTGCCTACACCAGCGCTCTCAACATTCCCAGAGGATTTTTCGCACCAGCCTAATAGGACGCTAAGAGAACTCAAGAGGCCTTTCCACAAGAATTCTTCTTAACGCCACCACAAAAAAATCAAGAGAATACTTAGGAAAAGAGTATTGATAACAGACCTAAGACTTCAAATGTCGTACCTGCTGGTTTTGATAAGCGGTAACTGTTGTAAAAACCGTATCGGGGAACAAAAACGTCTTTTTCAGCGCAGTGGATTTTTCCATGTCCAAGACAAGTGCTTCCGAGGGGTCTTTCTTTTTTATGATGTGAATTCGTGGCTGATATTTGTGCATCGAGTGGAGAATAATCTGAAATTCAAGTTAAGAAATGATCAAATGAATTTCATTCGTATATGAATCGATCTGCGAGTGAATTGATATGAGTGTGATTCTGCAATTCCATGTTAAGTTATACTGGGAAACTGGGTCGAAAGACCTTGGAAACCAAAGTTTGCCACGAAGCTACTCCAGTAAACAAGAACTGAGTTAATTAAGGTTTTCAAAGAACATTAAAGCCTCTTTAGTTTTCATAAGAACGGAATATAAGAAAGTCGGCCTCCTACATCTAGTCCTTGAGAACATAGATTTTAAGGTTACGGTCCTCTACTACGCTGCTAAAAGTTTTCCCACACTGCTCAGAGCTTTTCTTAATCTATTTGCTGTACTTATTCACATTAAATGGCCGCAAAATGACATTCCAGCTAACCACGGCTTGCTCTCGTCTGTCCTCGTAGCTCCAGCGGTGAAGCAACCGAGGGTGACCTGATCAGGAGGTCGTGGGCTCGATTCCCACCATGATCAGAGTAGTTCTCTTTCCAGGCTATGTGTGGTCCTATTCTCATATTTACGGGTTAACAATCGGGTGAATTCATTCAATGGATTAATAGGCACTACCACTTATACTCTCATAGTTCATTCTATCGATGCATAAAGTCCCTCAGGCTGTAGTTTCATTCCGTTGCCTGACTTATAAGTGTTAGAAGTTTACCACATT encodes:
- the LOC137996855 gene encoding T-box transcription factor TBX18-like, translated to MIQGGIHSHGPLSSRANAFSVESLISSEQTNQQTESRMATSQSLDSPCEDLAIEALGSMQAMQSRVEDTETPESENITVELQMRDLWQRFFELGTEMIITKAGRRMFPAIRVKVSGLDPKSCYILMMDVVPLDNKRYRYAYHSSKWVVAGSADAPMPGRVYIHPDSPGLGEDWMRQVVSFDKVKLTNNELDQQGHIILHSMHKYQPRIHIIKKKDPSEALVLDMEKSTALKKTFLFPDTVFTTVTAYQNQQITRLKIDSNPFAKGFRDSGRVRDHMEEIMQAYSSAYYRPAGALIYPNFSGRDEELSPNQLSCSQRATSLQSPYQGVPISPTIPPQTSTCHSNSALSTFSGHACLSRVPHGAVVPSQYHMTPYCAAADTYGTFSHVFHSSMSPFSSCAASGIVSQSNAILPVGNISSYESNSFQGNNYPYSHAFTAHTG